GCCAAGCCCGACCGTACGAAGTCGCCAGGCCTCCTCCAACCACTGCCTATTCCAACAGCTACTTGGGAAATCATAAGTATGGATTTCGTGGAGGGGCTTCCCCGCTCTGGTTCACCTGATGCTTTACTGGTTGTTGTTGACAAATTATCCAAATTTGCCCACTTCATTCCATTGCGTCATCCATTCACTACGGCGACGGTGGCACGCCTCTTTATGGATCACATATATCGTCTCCACGGTATGCCCCTTGCCATCATCTCTGATCGCGATCACGTTTTCACCAGCGCTTTCTAGAAATCCTTGTTCTCTATCACTGGTACCTCTTTGCGCATGAGCACTGCCTATCACCCGCAGACGGATGGGCAAACCGAGCGGGTGAACCAATGCCTTAACATTTTAACGTTGCTTTGCTCATGCTTGTCCTTCCAAATGGGTCCACTGGATTTCTTTAGCCGAATTTTGGTACAATTCTTCATACCACTCATCTTTGGGTCGCTCCCCCTTTGAAGTTTTATACGGCTTTCCACCTCGTCATTTTGGCCTCGTGCCTCCTGAGGCCACCCCTGTATCTGAACACTTGGCTCGATGAGCGATAAGCACCCCTGTTTCTGATCtgaacacttgtcatgcactcccTGATCCAGCAGCATCTCAGCCACGCCCAGACAGGCATGAAATGCCAAGCTGATAAGCACCGCTCCGAGCGCCAGTTTGCCATTGGGGACTGGGTTTTCCTAAAGCTACAGCTATATGTTCAGTCATCCTTAGCTAAGCGCGCCAACCAGAAATTGTCTTTCCGCTTCTTTGGCTCTTACAAAATTCTGGACAAGATCGGTGCTGTTGCTTATAGATTGCAGTTGCCACCATCTTCTTCTATACACGCGGTGTTCCACATCTCCCAGCTCAAAGCTTCGCATGGTCAGCAGGTGGTGACTGATGTTTTGCTAGATGAGCTTGTTCCATTTCAGGTTCCTCAAGCTATACTCGACCGCCGTTTGTCTACTGGAGATCCACCTGCTGCAGAAGTTCTAATCCAGTGGTCGAGGATGCCGCCGTCGTTGGCCACCTGGGAGCTGCTGGTTCCTCTGAAGCAGCGCTTTCCAAGGGCGCCGGCCTGGGGTCATGCTGGCTCTAAAGGGGAGGGGATTGTCAGCACCCCcactcctttttgtttttctttgctTCCGAGTTGTCATAAGATTTACCGGGAACCAAACCAATGAATGAAACAAAAGAATTATTAAATCTGCGGAAGTGTTTCTCCTGTCAGTTGACTTAAATAGAAAAGATTACTAATACGTTTTGACGAATACAAGGCCCAGGTATCTCCTATCTCGTCCTATCCTATATACTCCGGTTAGCGTCCGAACTTCTGATCCGGACGTTAGCGTTCGGACGCTGTTTTCATAGGGAGCGACGAGCGCCAAACGTGTCGGGCTCACGAGGGAACGCACCAGTAGTAGTCCCACGCCACCCCGGACGTTGTCCGTGCCGCCAGCCGCTTCCTACGCGCATTCCATGTGCAACATtcaatctacttttaaaacatccaaacGTAACAGTTGTAACCCACGTATAAAAGAAgacaaataaaacacttgaaacaagtgTGTGAAACACTTACGAAAACGCctaaaaacatttgaaaacccattgcaaacatatgcagcatccagataaaacactcgcAAACAGACGTatcaaacacctgaaaacacttgaaacatatgcttgcaacatgcatgtatatgcaacatctagatctgcttttgcaacatccagataaaatacttgcaacattcgTCAGGaatagataaaacatttgaaacttacacttaaaacatacgtatATAACTATTACAATGTATGCAATATTCCGATCTTCTCTGATTGCTGCTCGCTGGATCGGCCTGGTGGCAATGTGGAAGTACCACGGCGGCACGGCCTCGGTCGCTGCTCGCTGGATCGGCCGTCCGTGCGCCGCCGGCACCGTCTGCACTTCTGAGAGCAGCGTCGGCACGCAACGAGCCTGGGCTGCATCTGGAGAAACACTGTGGCAGCACGTGAACCTGAACTGTTCGGTTGGAATGATTACTCGGTTGGTACTGTACATGTACAGTAGGATGAAAATGCTACGAGTACCCAGAGTATAAAAGCAGACCATAatagtaaacgatcgtaaatttcagtcagaacagtatttttctctaaaCACCAAACAGCCGACAGTAATAATCCacaatcgtatacgatcgtttcagccccagccgaacaggctatgTATCGTAGGTTGGCATCCACGCAAGCTCCTAACACATCCACGTAGACTCTCGTCATTATGTCGCACGAATCTTGGAAAGATAATGAACGGATGAAACAAGGCTACGTACGAACGCATGTGCATACTGAAACATTCGGCGTGCTGGCCCTTCGATTAGAACTGGTGACACACGGCGTCCATGGGCCAGGGGGTCTCACGCGATCCGAAACAGACCTATCTCCCACCCATTTTTTTTCCAGTTTATCAGGGCTCTGGCGTGTGTCGTGGAGTTAGAAGCCGTTTTGAAAAAATATTTGAAGAAACGGTTCTAATAATAATTTTGTatcaaatttgttttttttttgctctgACTCCTTATTGTAAAAATGGATTAGGCTTCTTGTAAGGAGCTATTTTATAGATAGTCGTTTGGCAAGGCTCCTTGTAAGGATGCGTAAGAAACCCGCAGTAGCCTGAGACTTGCCAAAAGAGGCCTTAGATCCAAAAGCTAAAACATCAAAAAATTTAGAATATAAATTTTGAATTCCAAAACAGGACTGACTATAAATCTCCAGGAAGATTTTGCTGTTTGTTGTATTCCATATTTTCAACAAATGAGCAGCTGACACGTAACATGATCCACCAccaaaaaaaaataataaaaaaaacacaTGTACGTCACAGGACTAAGCTTCTGGAAGATATTTATGGTTGTTATCTTCTGGAAGATATTTACAGCTGTTATCTTCCAGAAAATAATTGgcaggaaaaagaaaaacaaccGAATGACAGCACAGTGAGGAGGAAAGTGACAGCACAGTGCTCTATGGGTAATTCCACATTAACATTAAAATATTATCCCTTTCTAATCCACGAATTATAGGAAAGTGTGAATGTGTGACAGTATAGGTACAACACAGCAATATATGGTTTGCATTTACTAGCTGCAAAACTGCTAGCAGATTAAGGTAGTGTTTGGATCCGgtaactaaaatttaggaggtgcgtCGGGAGGATgctgcatggggtgttcggatactaataaaaaaacaaattacataatctgtCAGTACTCCAtgagatgaatttttaagcctagttaatccgtcattagcatatgtttactgtagcaccgcgttgtcaaatcatggactaattagacttaaaagattcgtctagtaaattagtcgcaaactatgcaattagtttcgtaattagtctatatttaatgctccatacatgtgtctaaacattcgatgggacagcgactaaaatttaagaggggcaaccaaacaccacctaagcGCTGCTAGCAGATAAGACATATGTCAGCCTGTATCCAAACAGCAAAAGAAGTGCTTGTAATAAGATATGCTGTGGAACAAGAGGCACGATCTAAACTTGTGCTGAATTAGTTCTCCTTTGGCGCACCCTTCTTTGCAGCCTCGGCAGCGGCCTTCTCTGCTTCAATCTCTGCGACATACTCGTCGATCTCGGCCTCTTCGAGTTCATGAAGGCCATCCTTGTGTGTCATCACTGCAATCTCTATGTTATTGCCACCACTCTCAACAACCTAGAGATTATGGATGGTTAATCTAAACAATTGAGCAGAAAATAGGAGTGAACAACTAGAGGGGCAAATTCTTCATGACACAAAGGCGAAAGTTTTGGGTCAATTGAACAATTTCCAATATAGAAAGCAAAAACCAACAACAAAAATTAGCTTACATAAAAATTCCTTTAACTTTCTATGAATTATAAGGTGGGTGAAAACCATATTAAATGCGACGAGTCCGTCAGTTTTCACTAACCAGACAATAGATGTAGAACAAATACAATATGCCAAAGCTATGAGCATGTATTCTGCAGTCTTCAGAACAATATAAGAAAATAAGTAAGGGGATGTTTAGATAAGGGTATTATTCATTGAAAATTTTAGTAATTAGTTCAGATTAACTAGATCTGAAACTTCCTAGTGAAATAACTCCAATCCAGACAGGTCCTATGGTGAAACAGGTTCAGTAAAACTAATTTATCCAACTTTATCTAGTTTCACCTATGCTGCTGATTATAAAGATTCCATGAAACTCGATCCAACTGTCGGTTAAACTGGGATCTATAGTTGATCATACCACTATTCATAAACAATCAACCAtgacacatgaaacacttggCTGGCAGAGCACACACAAAGTCTGGATTTCAACACTCCACTGGTACAATGGGTTGGCAATATAAGCTTAGTTCTAGTCCAGAACCGGCACATCATTTGGTTCAGTTAAGTGACAGCTGACAAATTATCGCTTTTATAAGTGACAGCACTTCTTCAGCATTTACTAGCTGCAAAACTGCTAGCAGATTAAGCACTGCTAGCAGATTAAGCACAGCAATATATATCAGCTTATCTATAGATTTCCTCTGATGataattaacaaaaaaaaaaatcaaacaacaCAACAGTATAGGTACATTCCATTCAGGGTGTTCACAGTATTCATTACCAAGAACCTATTTCGGTTCTTAGTACTTAAGTTGCCATTATAGTAGTTAAGCAATGAAACAATAAGTAGTCTCCTAGAAAAAAAACTTGGTAAAGTGATCTCCATTTGCAAATCAATTGCTGGAATTCTAAAACAAATATATGCAGCCTGCAGCAGCAGCCCATCAGGCTGATATATTTGTTGTTTGGTTTTCTGACACCTTTGACCATGCTAGTTCTCTATATTCAAACTTGTAATCTGTATTGGTGTATGCTTGTCGACTTTGCATTATTCCAACTATGTCTGAAAAATTAATTTTTAATCTGAAAATTCAGGTCTGAAAATAATTTAAGGCTGACCTGTACACATTCCAAAGTTGATTTATTCTTACGAAGTTCAGATTTCTTTGCCCAGTCCAGCACCACAAGTGCACAGCTGCTAATCAAGAAAAATCAGCTTGATGCACTGCTGCTGAGACAGTATATCTGAACACTTGAAAGAAAACCACATACAGACAGAGAACATACTGAAACTGAATACAGACAATTCAATAGCAACGAAGCAGAATTTTGCTCTAATGCTCAGTGCAGCTGGGCAGTGTCTACTTTTAGGTTGTTGCTGCACTGAGCAATAGAGCAAAAAATGCCAACATACTGAAAACAATAAGACTAAAATACTGATATCTGAAACACTGAACCTTGAA
This sequence is a window from Miscanthus floridulus cultivar M001 chromosome 10, ASM1932011v1, whole genome shotgun sequence. Protein-coding genes within it:
- the LOC136488766 gene encoding uncharacterized protein; translation: MHSLIQQHLSHAQTGMKCQADKHRSERQFAIGDWVFLKLQLYVQSSLAKRANQKLSFRFFGSYKILDKIGAVAYRLQLPPSSSIHAVFHISQLKASHGQQVVTDVLLDELVPFQVPQAILDRRLSTGDPPAAEVLIQWSRMPPSLATWELLVPLKQRFPRAPAWGHAGSKGEGIIFTAVIFQKIIGRKKKNNRMTAQ